The proteins below are encoded in one region of Callospermophilus lateralis isolate mCalLat2 chromosome 9, mCalLat2.hap1, whole genome shotgun sequence:
- the Scrn3 gene encoding secernin-3 isoform X2, whose amino-acid sequence MEPYSCDTFVALPPATIDKRIIFGKNSDRLCDEVQEVVYFPAAVHDNREPLKCTYIEIDQVPETYAVVLSRPAWLWGAEMGANEHGVCIGNEAVWGREEVCDEEALLGMDLVRLGLERADTAEKALKVIVDLLEKYGQGGNCTEGRMEFSYHNSFLIADRNEAWILETAGKHWAAEKVKGNITFETMMEILRDKPSGINMEGEFLTTASMVSVLPQDSNLPCIHFFTGTPDPERSVFKPFIFVPHISQLLDTSSPTFELEDPVKKKLHLKSKPDRRHPLYQNHQQALEVINNNEDKARTILDNMRKLEKELFKKMESVLQNKHLDMDKIANLFPQSTKDEIRIYKENITS is encoded by the exons ATGGAACCCTATTCCTGTGATACATTTGTGGCATTACCCCCAGCAACAATTGATAAGAGgattatttttggaaaaaattcAGACAGACTCTGTGATGAAGTACAAGAGGTAGTTTATTTTCCTGCTGCAGTTCATGATAACAGAGAACCTCTTaag tgtaCTTATATAGAAATTGATCAAGTTCCGGAAACATATGCTGTTGTCCTTAGTCGCCCTGCTTGGTTGTGGGGGGCAGAAATGGGAGCCAATGAGCATGGAGTTTGCATTGGGAATGAAGCTGTATGGGGAAGAGAAGAAGTTTGTGATGAAGAAGCACTACTGGGCATGGACCTTGTCAG actTGGCCTTGAAAGAGCTGACACAGCTGAAAAAGCCCTCAAGGTCATTGTTGATTTGTTAGAGAAATATGGCCAGGGTGGAAACTGTACAGAGGGCAGGATGGAATTTAGTTATCACAACAGTTTCCTGATAGCTGATAGGAATGAAGCCTGGATTCTGGAGACTGCAGGGAAGCATTGGGCAGCAGAAAAAGTAAAAG GAAACATAACATTTGAAACAATGATGGAAATTCTCCGAGATAAACCAAGTGGCATTAATATGGAGGGAGAATTCCTGACCACTGcaagcatggtttctgttttaccTCAAGATTCCAACCTTCCTTGCATTCACTTCTTTACGGGGACTCCTGATCCTGAGAG ATCAGTTTTTAAGCCTTTCATATTTGTGCCACATATTTCACAACTGTTGGATACCAGTTCACCAACATTTGAACTTGAAGATCCAGTTAAAAAGAAGCTGCACTTAAAGAGTAAGCCTGACAGAAGACACCCACTCTACCaaaaccaccaacaggctttggaagtaataaataataatgag GATAAAGCCAGAACAATATTGGATAACATGAGGAAGCTGGAGAAAGAACTATTCAAAAAGATGGAGTCAGTCCTCCAAAACAAGCATCTTGATATGGATAAAATCGCTAATCTCTTTCCTCAGAGTACAAAAGATGAAATTAGAATTTATAAGGAAAATATTACTTCATAG
- the Scrn3 gene encoding secernin-3 isoform X1 yields MEPYSCDTFVALPPATIDKRIIFGKNSDRLCDEVQEVVYFPAAVHDNREPLKCTYIEIDQVPETYAVVLSRPAWLWGAEMGANEHGVCIGNEAVWGREEVCDEEALLGMDLVRLGLERADTAEKALKVIVDLLEKYGQGGNCTEGRMEFSYHNSFLIADRNEAWILETAGKHWAAEKVKEGVRNISNQLSITTKIDQEHPDMRNYAKQKGWWDGKKEFDFAATYSYLDTAKMMTSSGRYCEGYKLLNKHKGNITFETMMEILRDKPSGINMEGEFLTTASMVSVLPQDSNLPCIHFFTGTPDPERSVFKPFIFVPHISQLLDTSSPTFELEDPVKKKLHLKSKPDRRHPLYQNHQQALEVINNNEDKARTILDNMRKLEKELFKKMESVLQNKHLDMDKIANLFPQSTKDEIRIYKENITS; encoded by the exons ATGGAACCCTATTCCTGTGATACATTTGTGGCATTACCCCCAGCAACAATTGATAAGAGgattatttttggaaaaaattcAGACAGACTCTGTGATGAAGTACAAGAGGTAGTTTATTTTCCTGCTGCAGTTCATGATAACAGAGAACCTCTTaag tgtaCTTATATAGAAATTGATCAAGTTCCGGAAACATATGCTGTTGTCCTTAGTCGCCCTGCTTGGTTGTGGGGGGCAGAAATGGGAGCCAATGAGCATGGAGTTTGCATTGGGAATGAAGCTGTATGGGGAAGAGAAGAAGTTTGTGATGAAGAAGCACTACTGGGCATGGACCTTGTCAG actTGGCCTTGAAAGAGCTGACACAGCTGAAAAAGCCCTCAAGGTCATTGTTGATTTGTTAGAGAAATATGGCCAGGGTGGAAACTGTACAGAGGGCAGGATGGAATTTAGTTATCACAACAGTTTCCTGATAGCTGATAGGAATGAAGCCTGGATTCTGGAGACTGCAGGGAAGCATTGGGCAGCAGAAAAAGTAAAAG AGGGAGTTCGTAATATTTCTAATCAGCTTTCTATAACAACCAAGATTGACCAAGAACATCCAGACATGAGAAACTATGCTAAGCAGAAAGGATGGTGGGATGGTAAAAAGGAATTTGATTTTGCTGCAACATATTCTTATCTTGACACAGCCAAGATGATGACTTCATCAGGCAGATACTGTGAGGGCTACAAGCTTCTGAATAAACATAAAg GAAACATAACATTTGAAACAATGATGGAAATTCTCCGAGATAAACCAAGTGGCATTAATATGGAGGGAGAATTCCTGACCACTGcaagcatggtttctgttttaccTCAAGATTCCAACCTTCCTTGCATTCACTTCTTTACGGGGACTCCTGATCCTGAGAG ATCAGTTTTTAAGCCTTTCATATTTGTGCCACATATTTCACAACTGTTGGATACCAGTTCACCAACATTTGAACTTGAAGATCCAGTTAAAAAGAAGCTGCACTTAAAGAGTAAGCCTGACAGAAGACACCCACTCTACCaaaaccaccaacaggctttggaagtaataaataataatgag GATAAAGCCAGAACAATATTGGATAACATGAGGAAGCTGGAGAAAGAACTATTCAAAAAGATGGAGTCAGTCCTCCAAAACAAGCATCTTGATATGGATAAAATCGCTAATCTCTTTCCTCAGAGTACAAAAGATGAAATTAGAATTTATAAGGAAAATATTACTTCATAG
- the Scrn3 gene encoding secernin-3 isoform X3: MEPYSCDTFVALPPATIDKRIIFGKNSDRLCDEVQEVVYFPAAVHDNREPLKCTYIEIDQVPETYAVVLSRPAWLWGAEMGANEHGVCIGNEAVWGREEVCDEEALLGMDLVRLGLERADTAEKALKVIVDLLEKYGQGGNCTEGRMEFSYHNSFLIADRNEAWILETAGKHWAAEKVKEGVRNISNQLSITTKIDQEHPDMRNYAKQKGWWDGKKEFDFAATYSYLDTAKMMTSSGRYCEGYKLLNKHKVSEVSADSIALSSW, from the exons ATGGAACCCTATTCCTGTGATACATTTGTGGCATTACCCCCAGCAACAATTGATAAGAGgattatttttggaaaaaattcAGACAGACTCTGTGATGAAGTACAAGAGGTAGTTTATTTTCCTGCTGCAGTTCATGATAACAGAGAACCTCTTaag tgtaCTTATATAGAAATTGATCAAGTTCCGGAAACATATGCTGTTGTCCTTAGTCGCCCTGCTTGGTTGTGGGGGGCAGAAATGGGAGCCAATGAGCATGGAGTTTGCATTGGGAATGAAGCTGTATGGGGAAGAGAAGAAGTTTGTGATGAAGAAGCACTACTGGGCATGGACCTTGTCAG actTGGCCTTGAAAGAGCTGACACAGCTGAAAAAGCCCTCAAGGTCATTGTTGATTTGTTAGAGAAATATGGCCAGGGTGGAAACTGTACAGAGGGCAGGATGGAATTTAGTTATCACAACAGTTTCCTGATAGCTGATAGGAATGAAGCCTGGATTCTGGAGACTGCAGGGAAGCATTGGGCAGCAGAAAAAGTAAAAG AGGGAGTTCGTAATATTTCTAATCAGCTTTCTATAACAACCAAGATTGACCAAGAACATCCAGACATGAGAAACTATGCTAAGCAGAAAGGATGGTGGGATGGTAAAAAGGAATTTGATTTTGCTGCAACATATTCTTATCTTGACACAGCCAAGATGATGACTTCATCAGGCAGATACTGTGAGGGCTACAAGCTTCTGAATAAACATAAAg tttcagaagtctcagctgattccattgctctgagcTCATGGTGA